CGACTATCTGAAGGGGAATACCGCAGCGCTCGACCCGCAGAACCTGATCATCCTGGAGGCTGTCCGCCTGCCGAGAACCGGCATGGGCCTGCTGATCGGGGCCGCTCTCGGCGTCTCTGGCGCAATGATGCAGGGCCTGTTTCGCAACCCCCTCGCCGATCCCGGCATTGTCGGAGTAACCTCCGGCGCGGCCCTCGCAGCCGTTATCGCGATCGTCCTCGGGCCGACCTTGCTCTTTCCGCTGCAAGCCTTTTTCGGTGAACAATTTCTGCCCCTGATGGCCTTCCTCGGCGGCCTCGGCAACACCTTGCTTCTCTATGTGATCGCCACCCGCAACGGCCAGACCTCGACGACGGCCCTCATTCTCTCGGGGATCGCGATCGCCGCCATGACCGGAGCCGCCACGGGTCTCCTGATCTTCATCGCCGACGACCGGGCACTCCGCGACATCACCTTCTGGTCGCTGGGCTCGCTGAGTGGTGCAACGACCGCCAAGATTGGTGCGATCCTGCCATTCGTCCTGTTCGTCCTCGCCATCATCCCCTTCGTGGCACGCGGTCTCGACGCGCTCATTCTCGGCGATGCAGCGGCCTTTCACATGGGCGTACCCGTCCAGCGGCTGAAGCGCATGACGATCCTGGCAGTGGCAGCTGCCTGTGGCGCGACAGTCGCGGCAGCAGGCTCGATCGGCTTCATCGGCATCGTCGTACCGCATCTGCTGCGGCTCGCAATCGGCCCGGCTCACCGTTTTCTGCTACCGGCCTCAGCCCTCGGCGGAGCGGT
This DNA window, taken from Peteryoungia algae, encodes the following:
- a CDS encoding FecCD family ABC transporter permease, with translation MNTLALMSSFGRRDGDRSGLGILVIGLLTVLLSAAIVVSIVIGPTGVGLPHLIDYLKGNTAALDPQNLIILEAVRLPRTGMGLLIGAALGVSGAMMQGLFRNPLADPGIVGVTSGAALAAVIAIVLGPTLLFPLQAFFGEQFLPLMAFLGGLGNTLLLYVIATRNGQTSTTALILSGIAIAAMTGAATGLLIFIADDRALRDITFWSLGSLSGATTAKIGAILPFVLFVLAIIPFVARGLDALILGDAAAFHMGVPVQRLKRMTILAVAAACGATVAAAGSIGFIGIVVPHLLRLAIGPAHRFLLPASALGGAVLLLLADTVARTIAAPAELPIGIITAILGAPVFLMLLLGKQGRQAMESL